The Deinococcus puniceus genome segment GTAGGTCGTGAACTCTGGCGGCTCTTTGCCGTGCCGCAGCATCAGGCCGTACATCTTGTCCACGCCCACGCCCGCCCGCTCCACCAGGCCCAGTTTCGCCAAGACCTCGGCCAACAGCGGATTGCGGCGCTTGGGCTGATGTCGCAAGATATTGCCCGGTGTAATGCCCCCCGGCAGCCCGCCCGGATTCATGATCTCCAGTCGGTCTGGGTAATGATGCACATGCACGGCGTCGCGCAGGGTGTAGTCGCGGTGGGTCAGGGCGTTCAGCAGCGCCTCGCGGTACACCGATTCGTCCTGATCCCACACTTCTATTCGGAACAAGCCCACCTGCACGGGCGTAAAGCGGTTGCGGGCCTGAATCAGCTCGGCCAGCCGGGTCAGCAGAGATGGAATGGGCCGCAACAAATCTTCCCGAAACTGAAATTCGACGTCGGTGGTGGCGTGATGGTAAAAGCACACCTCGGCCTGCGGCATGTGCGCCCGCAGCGCTGCCGGAGTGCCTGCCAACAGGATTCCGGCCAGCGTGGGCCGCAGCGCTCCACCGCTGGGAATCAGCAAACCCAGCTCCTGCAAAAAGTCCAGATCGGGCAGGTTGGAGGCGCTGCCCCGCCGTCCCAGCCCCCGCAGGCGGGCCACTTCTGCCGGGTCAAGGTCTGCAAGGCTGGCATCGGGCGGCACGGTGGCGGTGTAATCCTGATCGGCCACCGGTTCGGCTTCGGCAGGGGTCACGGGCACCAGATGTGCGCCGTCCCACGCGATCACGGCCCCATCGGGCGCGGCCAGCACATACGGCGCTTGCGGCACGAACACGGCCAGCACCCGCGCCCCACCCGGCAAGCGGTGATGCTGCACGTTCACCGTCAGCCGCCCGCCCGACAGTTCAAAAATCGCGTGCGTGACCATCAGGGGGTGCAGTTCGCCCGCATCCCGAACGGATTCTCCGCCACTCAGCGCGTCCACGCCCACCAGCAGCGTGCCGCCCCGCGCATTGGCGAGGCCCACCGCATACCGCGCCAACTCCTGCGGCGTCACATTCAGCGGCAGATGCACGCAAGACGGCCCCGGCGGGGGCAGCACTCCAAGCGGAGAAATGGCATGTTGGGCTTGCTCGGCCCCGCTGTTGGCAGTCACAAACGCAGAGTATACGCGGCGGCGGGGCAGGGTTGAGGCCGACGCTAAGGACACTGGCTGTTCAGACCTGCTTCACGTCCTGCACCCAGTACCTCTCCACCCGGCAGCGTTCCCCACTCCGCCTATCCACGCCGCCCCGGTCTACTTTTCTGCGGTCTACAGTCAGCCACACCAACGCCACGCGCCTGCCCACGCCGTACAGCACCGCCGCCTGAGCAAATTCGCGGCCCAGACGGATGCCGTCGCGCAGGCTGGCTCCCGGCAAGATCAGGGCCGTTTCGCGCCACTGGCCGTCGCCGTTCAGGGCCAACGTGGGCACCAACCCAGCGCGGCTCACGCGGGCCAGCAAGCGTTGGTGGGCGTCGGCGTTGTCCACTTGTGATTGAGGCTGCCCACGCGGATTCCACGCCGTCACGATGACCCAAGACCGCAGACCGATGGCCCACTCTGGCCCCAACTCCTCCGAAGGCTCATCTTCGGGGCGGCGCTGTAGCTCGGTGCCGAGGTGAAACCTGTGCCAGACCGGGCCGTAGGTGGTACCCAAAAAAGCTGCCCTGAGCGCCTGATCTGGTTCGGGGGCCAAGAACTTGATGGGCCGGAATTTTTCGCTCATGGCCGCGCGACGGT includes the following:
- a CDS encoding AlbA family DNA-binding domain-containing protein gives rise to the protein MTANSGAEQAQHAISPLGVLPPPGPSCVHLPLNVTPQELARYAVGLANARGGTLLVGVDALSGGESVRDAGELHPLMVTHAIFELSGGRLTVNVQHHRLPGGARVLAVFVPQAPYVLAAPDGAVIAWDGAHLVPVTPAEAEPVADQDYTATVPPDASLADLDPAEVARLRGLGRRGSASNLPDLDFLQELGLLIPSGGALRPTLAGILLAGTPAALRAHMPQAEVCFYHHATTDVEFQFREDLLRPIPSLLTRLAELIQARNRFTPVQVGLFRIEVWDQDESVYREALLNALTHRDYTLRDAVHVHHYPDRLEIMNPGGLPGGITPGNILRHQPKRRNPLLAEVLAKLGLVERAGVGVDKMYGLMLRHGKEPPEFTTYPDSVTLALHSPGFDADFVRFVARKQEDMQTLSLDMLIVLSLLAREGEATRATLARALQLAEDRTPRLLRGMEEHTLIERAGVGRGIAYTLSAEVRAALGKAVLVQTAPGREVTQPEVATVEPQVGQDEALAEAPALPVQPPEREGQPLPHSPAATRPPRVPKPAQTDGPSAAEVRAVALALAREQGSVRNAELRAACALTPQQSWRVLRRLVQDGLLLKRGVGKRDAAYVLA
- a CDS encoding DUF3293 domain-containing protein, which codes for MSEKFRPIKFLAPEPDQALRAAFLGTTYGPVWHRFHLGTELQRRPEDEPSEELGPEWAIGLRSWVIVTAWNPRGQPQSQVDNADAHQRLLARVSRAGLVPTLALNGDGQWRETALILPGASLRDGIRLGREFAQAAVLYGVGRRVALVWLTVDRRKVDRGGVDRRSGERCRVERYWVQDVKQV